CTCAAGGCGCGGTCTGCCTTGATGCCGCCAAGGAAGCGGTGGCGCCAGCGCAGCGCGGTGTTGCGATGCACCCCCAGCGTGGCCGCTGCCGGGCGAAGCGCCTGCGAGGCCACCAGCGCCCCACTGAAGCCGAGCCACTTGTCCTTCTTGCGCAGCCGCGCCAGTGCCATTCCCGTCAGGGCGTTGAAGGTGCGACGGCATGCCTGGCAGCGGTAGCGCTGCAACCCGTTGGTCTGGCCGTGCAGGAAAAGCTCCGTGCCCTGGCAGTGCGGGCAGGCGCGCGGTTGTCCCGCTTCTTGCGCCTCAATGACAGCGAGTCCTTCTTGCTGGCCATCGAGTTCATCGAGCCGCTTTCTGAGCAATTCTCGCTGGCGCACAGTGAGGCGGCAAACCTGTTCCATCACCCCCTTGAAAGTCTCGGCGTTCATGGCTACCTCCAGACGGGATTCGGGGATTTACTCTACGCCTGCGGGAGTGAAAATTCCACATTTAACGGTGACATAGCCATGTCGAAAGAGGGATTGAATTCCATCTAAATTTATCTGTAAATATAATAATGCATAGGTGAAAACACCTAGATGGTTTTCGCTTATTTTCTAGAAAATAAACCTTCTTCTTATTCATTGATGCATGTTCTAGTGCACTAGAAAATTTCTCCACCACGGGAGGCGGCTGTTGGACACAACGCCGCTTCCGAACAGTACAGATTGAGAAAATCTTGACCGAACTCGCTGAGCTCATCACCCGCGACGAAAGCTGCAACCTCGCGGCTGTCCGCAGGGTCGCTGCAATGCTGGACCTTGACCCGGAGGAAATCCGGGAGGGCGATCCTTTGCCTAGAGGCTGGCACTTCATTTTGCTCGGCGCCGATACCCGCAGATCCTCGCTCAGGAGCGACGGTTTCCCGGGGCTGGGCGTGCCCATGCCCGACCTGGGCCTTCCGCGGCTGATGCTGGGTTCGCGCACCGTCACGTTTCACGGCGATATCCCGATTGGCGGCAGCCTGAGGCGAAGCAGCGCGGTGAAAAGTCTGCGACAGAAACAGACCGACTCGGGCGCCATGGCCATCGTGACCATCGGGCACGAGCTGACGCTGCGCGGGGATGAGGCGCCGGTGCTCACTGAAACCCAGACCTACCTTCTGCTGCCCGCCTCCAGCTCCTCGCCAGCGGGCACCTACAAGCATCCGGCAGCGGTTGCCGAGCGCGTCAAAACGGCGCGTCCCGATGACACACTGCTGTTTCAATACTCGGCGCTTGGCTTCAACTCGCACAAGATTCACATCGATCGCGCGCACGCCCAGGACGTCGAAGGGTTTCCCGACCTGGTGGTCAATGGCGGCCTAGTCACGCTTTTGCTGACGGAGTTCATCCGCACGGATCTCCTTCAGACGCCAAAAGCCCTTCGCATCCGGCACCTGGCACCCTTGTTCAGCAGGCGCCCCATCACCCTGGCCGCCGATCGCAACGGCGATTCATGGCATCTGAAGGCCTTTGACGACAACAACACCCACGCCGTGGACATGGAGGTAGACATTCAATGAGCTTCGAACCCCTAAAAGGAATCCGCATCCTTGACCTGACAAGCGTGGTGGTCGGTCCCGTCTGTACATGGCGCCTGGGCCAATACGGGGCGGAGATCATCAAGGTCGAAAGCCCGGAAGGCGATCTCATGCGCGGCCTCGGCGGCATGTCGCCGACCGGCCAGCATTCGGGGACCTACCTTCATTTGAACCGCGGCAAGCGAAACATCTGCCTGGACCTCAAGAAGCCTAGCGCCAAGGAAGTGATGCAACGCCTGGTGGCCAGCGCGGATGTCATCGTTGCCAACATGCGCCCGCAAGCCCTCGCGCGGCTCGGACTCGACGCCGACACCATCCGGAAAACCCACCCGGAGAAAATTTACTGCCTGATCACCGGCTATGGGACAGAAGGACCGTACGCCGGGCAACCTACCTACGACAGCGTCGTGCAGGGCGCCACCGGCATGGCCGGCCTCACGCTCAAGCGTGATGGCACGCCGACCTATGTGCCCATGCTGATCTGCGACCACGTCTCCGGTGAAATCGCCGCGGGCGCCATCATGGCCGCAGTGATCGCACATAAGGCCAGTGGCACGGGCTGCAGCATGGAAATCCCCATGTTCGAGACGATGGCCGCGTTCGTTCTTCAGGAGCATCTGGCGCAGCACAGCTTCGATCCGCCTGTGGGCGAGGCAGGCGATCTGCGCCTGCTCAGCCCGTACAACAAGCCCATCAAGACGTCGGACGGGTGGATTTCCTTCACGGTCAACACCGATCCTCAAGTGCGGGCATTCCTGAACGCAACCGGCCGATCCGAGCTGGTGAACGACCCCCGCTTCACAAGCGTGGCTGCGCGTGCGCGCAACGTGGGCGTCTGGTTTGAAGTACGCGGCGCCGCATTGACAGGCAAGACGACAGCCGAATGGCTCGAACTGTTCAAGGCTGCAGACATTGCCGTCCAGCCCTGCCACACGCTGGACACGCTGCCGGGTGACTCCCACCTGCAGGCCGTCAATCTGATCAGCTACGAGGTTCACCCGACAGAGGGAAGGACGGCTGCAATCCGTTCGACCATCCGTGTCGACGAGGAATACGCGCCGCTGCAAGCGCCTTCGAGTCCGCGAGGCGCTCAAACCCGGGACTTGCTCGAAGAAATCGGCTATTCGGAGGAAGCGATTCTTGCCATTTTGGCCGAAAAGGCCGCGTTGTCCTGGGATCCCGCAGCGTCCTGATCGCTCGCTTTGCGCGCTGACCGCGCGGATTGAGACATGCAGCTCGCGCTCGAGCAATGGTCTGTGACTTTGAATCAACGCGCTTGCGCGCCCTGCTGAGGGCGCCGCCACCGGTTATGCGTTCACGCAGCCTGGGCTGCGCTAGGCAACTCACGATCCAATGGAGAATAAATGTCTCTCGTACTTCCCCACCGTCGCCATCTCTTGAAAGTTCTGGCCGCGACGCTTTCGTTGCCCCAGGCCTGGGTCAGGGCAGACACCTATCCCTCGCGCCCCATCCGGCTCGTGGTGCCCTTTCCGCCCGCGGGACCCACCGACTTGCTGGCGCGCATCGTGGCAACACGCCTGGCCCAGAAGCTCGGCCAGCCGGTCGTCATCGAGAACAAGCCGGGCGCCAGCGGCATGCTCGGAGCAGAAGCCGTGGCCAAGGCGCCGCCGGATGGATACACCCTCCTAGTCAATGCATCGATCCATGTCATCAATCCAAGCCTCTACGCAAAACCCCGGTATGACGCGATAGCCGATTTCGCACCGGTCACCAACATGGCGGACGTTCCGCTCGTGCTGGTGGTCAGCCCCAAGCTGCAAGTGAACACGGTCAAGGAACTGATTGCGCTGGCGAAGTCTTCCAGGACGCCCTTTAACTTCGCCTCCTCCGGCAATGCCACCGCGCCGCATCTCGCAGGCGAAGCGTTCAAGGTCGCCACGGGCCTGGCCACCATGCAGCACGTCCCTTACAAGGGCAGTTCACCGGCGCTGACCGATCTCATTGGCGGACAAGTGCAGCTGATGTTTGACTCGCTGCCTTCGAGCCTTCCCTTCATCAAATCCGGCGCGCTGCAGGCATTGGCCGTCACACCATCCCGACGCTCATCCACATTGCCCAATGTGCCCACCATTTCCGAAAGCGCGGTACCGGGTTTCGACTTCAGCACCTGGTATGGCCTCTGGGCACCTGCCGGGACGCCTTCGTCGATCCTTCACCTGCTCGCGGGCGAGATCGCTGCCATCTTGCGCAGTCCAGAGGTGCGT
This genomic interval from Polaromonas hydrogenivorans contains the following:
- a CDS encoding FAS1-like dehydratase domain-containing protein — protein: MTELAELITRDESCNLAAVRRVAAMLDLDPEEIREGDPLPRGWHFILLGADTRRSSLRSDGFPGLGVPMPDLGLPRLMLGSRTVTFHGDIPIGGSLRRSSAVKSLRQKQTDSGAMAIVTIGHELTLRGDEAPVLTETQTYLLLPASSSSPAGTYKHPAAVAERVKTARPDDTLLFQYSALGFNSHKIHIDRAHAQDVEGFPDLVVNGGLVTLLLTEFIRTDLLQTPKALRIRHLAPLFSRRPITLAADRNGDSWHLKAFDDNNTHAVDMEVDIQ
- a CDS encoding CaiB/BaiF CoA transferase family protein; translation: MSFEPLKGIRILDLTSVVVGPVCTWRLGQYGAEIIKVESPEGDLMRGLGGMSPTGQHSGTYLHLNRGKRNICLDLKKPSAKEVMQRLVASADVIVANMRPQALARLGLDADTIRKTHPEKIYCLITGYGTEGPYAGQPTYDSVVQGATGMAGLTLKRDGTPTYVPMLICDHVSGEIAAGAIMAAVIAHKASGTGCSMEIPMFETMAAFVLQEHLAQHSFDPPVGEAGDLRLLSPYNKPIKTSDGWISFTVNTDPQVRAFLNATGRSELVNDPRFTSVAARARNVGVWFEVRGAALTGKTTAEWLELFKAADIAVQPCHTLDTLPGDSHLQAVNLISYEVHPTEGRTAAIRSTIRVDEEYAPLQAPSSPRGAQTRDLLEEIGYSEEAILAILAEKAALSWDPAAS
- a CDS encoding Bug family tripartite tricarboxylate transporter substrate binding protein gives rise to the protein MSLVLPHRRHLLKVLAATLSLPQAWVRADTYPSRPIRLVVPFPPAGPTDLLARIVATRLAQKLGQPVVIENKPGASGMLGAEAVAKAPPDGYTLLVNASIHVINPSLYAKPRYDAIADFAPVTNMADVPLVLVVSPKLQVNTVKELIALAKSSRTPFNFASSGNATAPHLAGEAFKVATGLATMQHVPYKGSSPALTDLIGGQVQLMFDSLPSSLPFIKSGALQALAVTPSRRSSTLPNVPTISESAVPGFDFSTWYGLWAPAGTPSSILHLLAGEIAAILRSPEVREQFAKLGADPVGNSPEAFSDFTKSELAKWSKIVKQSGAKVD